A genomic region of Thermus sp. LT1-2-5 contains the following coding sequences:
- a CDS encoding phosphopentomutase, with amino-acid sequence MKVTAIVLDSVGLGYLPDAPSFGDEGADTLDHTVLKAGIALPHFAALGLGLVPGVHTLERPSSPQGGFGRMREVNPGKDTTTGHWEFVGVYLERPFRTFPEGFPEELLRAWAERIGVRGWLLNRPYSGTEAIRHYGEAHLKTGYPIVYTSADSVFQVAAHVEVVPLEELYRFCQVAREMLVGEYQVARVIARPFAGSPGNFYRLEEHRKDFALEPPRNVLDVLKEGGLEVVGVGKIPDIYAHRGFTREVKTKDNTDGLKKTLALMQEPFSGLLLVNLVDFDSKYGHRRDPLGYGEALVQVDRFLPQLLAALGPEDHLFLVSDHGNDPTFFGTDHTREYGMLLWVGPGVEGDLGTRDTFADLGATWARLFGLPWEGPGTPIR; translated from the coding sequence ATGAAGGTCACGGCCATTGTCCTGGACTCCGTGGGGCTCGGCTACCTCCCCGATGCCCCCAGCTTCGGGGACGAGGGGGCGGACACCCTGGACCACACGGTGTTGAAGGCGGGGATCGCCCTTCCCCACTTCGCCGCCTTGGGCTTGGGCCTTGTGCCGGGGGTGCATACCTTGGAGCGGCCTTCCTCCCCCCAGGGGGGGTTTGGCCGTATGCGGGAGGTGAACCCGGGCAAGGACACCACCACGGGGCACTGGGAGTTCGTGGGCGTCTACCTGGAAAGGCCTTTCCGCACCTTTCCCGAGGGCTTTCCCGAGGAGCTCCTGCGCGCCTGGGCCGAGCGGATTGGGGTTCGGGGCTGGCTGTTGAACCGGCCCTACTCCGGCACCGAGGCCATCCGCCACTACGGCGAGGCCCACCTCAAGACGGGCTACCCCATCGTCTACACCTCGGCGGACTCCGTCTTCCAGGTGGCGGCCCACGTGGAGGTGGTGCCCCTGGAGGAGCTCTACCGCTTTTGCCAGGTGGCCCGGGAGATGCTTGTGGGCGAGTACCAGGTGGCCCGGGTCATCGCCCGGCCCTTCGCCGGAAGCCCGGGGAACTTTTACCGCCTGGAGGAGCACCGCAAGGACTTCGCCCTGGAGCCGCCCAGGAACGTGCTGGACGTGCTGAAGGAGGGGGGCCTCGAGGTGGTGGGGGTGGGGAAGATCCCCGACATCTACGCCCACCGGGGCTTCACCCGGGAGGTGAAGACCAAGGACAACACCGACGGCCTGAAAAAGACCTTGGCCCTCATGCAGGAGCCCTTTTCTGGCCTCCTCTTGGTCAACCTAGTGGACTTTGACAGCAAGTACGGCCACCGCCGTGACCCCTTGGGCTACGGCGAGGCCTTAGTCCAGGTGGACCGCTTTCTTCCCCAGCTCCTCGCTGCCTTGGGCCCTGAGGACCACCTTTTCCTGGTTTCCGACCATGGAAACGACCCCACCTTCTTCGGCACCGACCACACCCGGGAATATGGGATGCTTCTTTGGGTGGGGCCGGGGGTGGAGGGGGACCTGGGCACCCGGGACACCTTTGCCGACCTCGGGGCCACCTGGGCCAGGCTCTTTGGCCTTCCCTGGGAGGGCCCGGGGACGCCCATCCGCTAG
- the cdaA gene encoding diadenylate cyclase CdaA: protein MPFTWRDLLDILLVAVLFYYLWRLIAGTRALNLVRGVLVYLLVWFLASLLGLSTLSWLLGNAATLGAFALVVVFQPELRGLLERLGRTQGPRAASLALEELLLGLARLSERRYGALIAIERRTPLGEYAATGEVLEARLTARLLETLFYPGTPLHDGGAILRGDRVFAAGCIFPLSEARLGLGTRHRAALGLSEVSDALVLVVSEETGAIRLAEGGRLSPPLALEALRERLKEAVRA, encoded by the coding sequence ATGCCCTTCACCTGGCGCGACCTCTTGGACATCCTCCTGGTGGCTGTGCTCTTTTACTACCTTTGGCGGCTCATCGCTGGCACCCGGGCCCTAAATCTGGTGCGGGGGGTTTTGGTCTACCTCCTGGTCTGGTTCTTGGCTAGCCTCCTTGGGCTTTCCACCTTGTCCTGGCTTTTGGGCAACGCCGCCACCTTAGGGGCCTTCGCCCTCGTCGTGGTCTTCCAGCCGGAGCTCAGGGGGCTTTTGGAGCGGCTAGGCCGGACGCAGGGCCCCCGGGCCGCCTCCTTGGCCTTGGAGGAGCTCCTCCTAGGCCTTGCCCGCCTTTCCGAGCGGCGCTACGGGGCCCTGATCGCCATAGAGCGGCGCACCCCCTTGGGGGAGTACGCCGCCACGGGGGAGGTGCTGGAGGCGAGGCTTACCGCCAGGCTTCTGGAAACCCTCTTCTACCCCGGCACCCCCCTGCACGACGGGGGGGCCATCCTCCGGGGGGACCGGGTCTTCGCCGCAGGGTGCATCTTCCCCCTTTCCGAGGCCCGGCTGGGCCTGGGCACCCGGCACCGGGCCGCTTTGGGGCTTTCCGAGGTTTCCGACGCCTTGGTCCTGGTGGTGAGCGAGGAAACGGGGGCCATCCGGCTGGCCGAGGGGGGAAGGCTATCCCCCCCGTTGGCCCTCGAGGCCCTGCGGGAGCGCTTGAAGGAGGCGGTCCGTGCGTGA
- a CDS encoding DinB family protein codes for MELDAYGTWEEALSRLGESRKALLALLQGAEPDWLARPLREGAWTPLMVAEHIALVEESTARVLRRLRRVAAGEVLPPVSVKPGEYKDGKPQAPEGVRPQGGLSQEEVLALLERARAFLLEEAGKANPHHPATFPHPFFGELTALGWVRAAAYHEAHHLKALQEAFSSR; via the coding sequence ATGGAACTGGACGCCTACGGCACTTGGGAAGAGGCCCTTTCGCGCCTTGGGGAAAGCCGAAAAGCCCTCCTTGCCCTTTTGCAGGGGGCCGAGCCCGATTGGCTTGCCCGCCCCTTGCGGGAAGGGGCCTGGACGCCCCTTATGGTGGCGGAGCACATCGCCTTGGTGGAGGAGTCCACCGCCCGGGTTCTAAGGCGGCTGCGGCGGGTGGCGGCAGGGGAAGTCCTCCCGCCCGTTTCCGTGAAGCCCGGGGAGTACAAGGACGGCAAGCCCCAGGCCCCCGAGGGGGTGAGGCCCCAAGGGGGGCTTTCCCAGGAAGAGGTGCTTGCCCTTTTGGAAAGGGCCCGGGCCTTTCTCCTGGAGGAGGCCGGGAAGGCCAATCCCCACCACCCCGCCACCTTCCCCCACCCCTTCTTTGGGGAGCTCACCGCCTTGGGCTGGGTGCGGGCCGCCGCCTATCACGAGGCCCACCACCTAAAAGCGCTTCAGGAGGCCTTTTCTTCCCGGTAG
- the zapE gene encoding cell division protein ZapE, with protein sequence MRLVDRHPEVDLERLLASFVPPPRFRKATFAAYRPDPRYPSQALAKERLRRWVHDRPKGLFRPRMPGPQGIYLDGGFGVGKTHLLVAAYLEAPPPKAFLTFEELTYTLGLMGLREGARRFAELRYLFLDEFELDDPGNAQMATHFLALTMDQGLRVATTSNTPPGALGEGRFNAEQFKHQIQSLAKRFAVERIEGEDFRHRDPERLPEPLGDAALLALYREDPRPKSLDPFPGLLAHLRALHPIRYRYLFEGLEAVYLQGLAPIPDQNDALRFVHFVDQLYNLGLALRVSGVPLKEVFPESYRHGPFAKKYGRALSRLAELLG encoded by the coding sequence ATGCGCCTGGTGGACCGCCATCCCGAGGTGGACCTGGAAAGGCTCTTGGCGAGCTTCGTGCCCCCGCCCCGCTTCCGGAAGGCCACCTTTGCCGCCTACCGGCCCGACCCCCGCTATCCTTCCCAGGCCTTGGCCAAGGAAAGGCTGCGAAGATGGGTGCATGACCGGCCCAAGGGCCTGTTCCGGCCCCGGATGCCGGGGCCCCAGGGGATCTACCTGGACGGGGGGTTTGGGGTGGGGAAGACCCACCTCCTGGTGGCGGCCTACCTGGAGGCCCCCCCGCCCAAGGCCTTCCTCACCTTTGAGGAGCTCACCTACACCCTGGGCCTCATGGGGCTTAGGGAAGGGGCGAGGCGGTTCGCCGAACTTCGCTACCTTTTCCTGGACGAGTTTGAGCTGGACGACCCGGGGAACGCCCAGATGGCCACCCACTTCCTGGCCCTCACCATGGACCAGGGCTTGAGGGTGGCCACCACCTCCAACACCCCCCCGGGGGCCTTAGGGGAGGGCCGCTTCAACGCCGAGCAGTTCAAGCACCAGATCCAAAGCCTGGCCAAGCGCTTCGCCGTGGAGCGCATAGAGGGGGAGGACTTTCGCCACCGCGACCCCGAGCGCCTCCCCGAGCCCTTGGGCGATGCAGCCCTTTTGGCCCTTTACCGGGAAGACCCCAGGCCCAAAAGCCTGGACCCCTTCCCCGGGCTCCTCGCCCACCTCCGCGCCCTGCACCCCATCCGCTACCGCTACCTCTTTGAGGGTTTGGAGGCGGTCTACCTTCAGGGCCTCGCCCCCATACCCGACCAGAACGACGCCCTGCGCTTCGTGCACTTCGTGGACCAGCTCTACAACCTGGGCCTGGCCCTGCGCGTTTCCGGGGTACCCCTTAAGGAGGTCTTCCCGGAAAGCTACCGCCACGGGCCCTTCGCCAAGAAGTACGGCCGGGCCCTCTCGCGGCTCGCCGAGCTTTTGGGGTAG
- a CDS encoding glutaredoxin family protein produces MVRLYGVPGCGPCEIVKMFLAQKGVPFSFVNAREDQEAAKKVAELAGSPTAGVVLEWNGKTEVIRGVSPAALNAWYARYREEKAS; encoded by the coding sequence ATGGTGCGGCTTTACGGCGTCCCGGGGTGCGGCCCCTGTGAAATCGTGAAGATGTTCCTGGCGCAAAAGGGCGTGCCCTTCAGCTTCGTCAACGCCCGCGAGGACCAGGAGGCGGCGAAAAAGGTGGCGGAGCTCGCCGGGAGCCCCACCGCCGGGGTGGTCCTGGAGTGGAACGGCAAGACCGAGGTCATCCGCGGAGTATCCCCCGCCGCCCTGAACGCCTGGTACGCCCGCTACCGGGAAGAAAAGGCCTCCTGA
- a CDS encoding enoyl-ACP reductase, which translates to MLTLDLSGKKALVMGVTNQRSLGFAIAEKLAQAGAEVALSYQGERIRPEAEKLAEALGGALLFQADVTQDAELDALFAGLKEAWGSLDYLVHAIAFAPREAMEGRYLDTRRQDWLLALEVSAYSLVAVAQRAEALLNPGGSIVTLTYYASEKVVPKYNVMAIAKAALEASVRYLAYELGPKGVRVNAISAGPVRTVAARSIPGFTKMYDRVAQTAPLKRNVTQEEVGNLGLFLLSPLGSGITGEVIYVDAGYHIMGMELE; encoded by the coding sequence ATGCTCACCCTGGACCTGTCCGGCAAGAAGGCCCTGGTCATGGGGGTCACCAACCAGCGGAGCCTGGGCTTCGCCATCGCCGAAAAGCTAGCGCAAGCGGGAGCCGAGGTGGCCCTAAGCTACCAAGGGGAAAGGATCCGCCCCGAGGCGGAAAAGCTGGCCGAGGCCCTGGGGGGCGCCCTCCTCTTCCAGGCGGACGTGACCCAAGACGCCGAGCTGGACGCCCTTTTCGCCGGCCTGAAAGAGGCCTGGGGAAGCCTGGACTACCTGGTCCACGCCATCGCCTTCGCCCCCCGGGAAGCCATGGAGGGGAGGTACCTGGACACCCGGCGGCAGGACTGGCTTTTGGCCCTGGAGGTTTCCGCCTACTCCCTGGTGGCGGTGGCCCAGCGGGCCGAAGCCCTGCTCAACCCCGGGGGCAGCATCGTCACCCTCACCTACTACGCCAGCGAGAAGGTGGTGCCCAAGTACAACGTCATGGCCATCGCCAAGGCTGCCTTGGAGGCGAGCGTCCGCTACCTGGCCTATGAGCTCGGGCCCAAGGGGGTGCGGGTGAACGCCATCTCCGCTGGCCCCGTGCGCACCGTGGCCGCAAGGAGCATCCCCGGCTTCACCAAGATGTACGACCGGGTGGCCCAGACCGCCCCCCTCAAGCGCAACGTCACCCAGGAGGAGGTGGGCAACCTAGGCCTCTTCCTCCTCTCCCCCTTGGGAAGCGGCATCACCGGGGAGGTCATCTACGTGGACGCGGGGTACCACATCATGGGGATGGAGCTGGAGTAG